In a single window of the Coffea eugenioides isolate CCC68of chromosome 3, Ceug_1.0, whole genome shotgun sequence genome:
- the LOC113766539 gene encoding berberine bridge enzyme-like 18, which produces METTSSTKLSCIFLCSLVLVFSMPWSTRAEIHDRFLQCLHSQNNDSISQVIYTPTNSSYNSVLQSSIENIRFISPMERRPLVIVTPLSDFHVQLVVNCAKSNGLQIRVRSGGHDYEGLSYLSYYLQPFVIVDMRNLSRISVDTESKTAWIGVGVRLGELYHAIAEKSPNLGFPAGVCPSVGSGGHISGGGEGALTRKYGLAADNVIDAKIVNAEGAILDRKSMGEDLFWAIRGGGGASFGVILAYRLQLVSVPSTVTVFTVNRTLEQNASKLVHQWQQIGYRLDRDLFIRIFITQARSGGKLTVQAAFQSLYLGTVAKLLPLMQESFPELGLRKEDCTEMSWIESAVYFAGLPSGSTVNDLVRSTPYPKTYYKAKSDYVVEPISEVALEGLWKRFFEEEAERAQLILSPSGGRMFEISDTEIPYPHRAGNIYQFQHMVFWTEEENANSQRYIDWIRRLYKYMAPFVSRFPRGAYLNYRDLDLGANREGNTSFAQASVWGMKYFRKNFYRLAHVKQEVDPSNFFRYEQSIPPFLSS; this is translated from the coding sequence ATGGAGACTACTTCAAGCACCAAactttcatgcatttttctttgttCATTAGTTCTTGTTTTCTCAATGCCGTGGAGCACTAGGGCTGAAATTCATGATAGATTTCTTCAGTGTCTTCATTCTCAGAACAATGACTCAATCTCACAAGTCATTTATACACCAACAAACTCTTCCTATAATTCTGTTCTGCAATCTTCCATAGAGAACATAAGATTTATATCTCCCATGGAAAGAAGGCCCTTGGTCATAGTTACGCCACTCAGCGATTTTCACGTTCAGCTAGttgttaattgtgcaaaatccAATGGCTTACAGATCAGAGTTAGATCCGGAGGCCATGATTATGAGGGCCTTTCTTATCTTTCCTATTATCTCCAGCCATTTGTTATTGTTGATATGAGGAATCTGAGTCGAATATCCGTCGATACTGAGAGCAAAACAGCCTGGATTGGAGTTGGAGTACGTCTTGGTGAACTATATCATGCAATTGCTGAGAAGAGCCCCAATCTTGGCTTTCCTGCAGGTGTGTGCCCTTCTGTAGGATCGGGCGGACACATTAGTGGGGGAGGAGAAGGCGCATTGACGCGAAAATATGGCCTGGCTGCTGACAATGTCATTGATGCTAAAATTGTGAATGCGGAAGGAGCGATTCTTGATAGAAAATCAATGGGAGAAGATCTTTTCTGGGCCATTAGAGGTGGAGGAGGAGCCAGTTTTGGAGTAATTCTCGCGTACAGACTCCAATTGGTATCCGTTCCATCAACAGTTACAGTTTTTACAGTCAACAGAACCTTAGAACAGAATGCAAGCAAGCTTGTCCACCAGTGGCAACAAATTGGGTACAGGCTTGATCGAGACTTATTCATCAGAATCTTTATTACACAGGCGAGGAGCGGTGGAAAATTAACAGTTCAAGCAGCGTTTCAATCTTTGTACCTGGGAACAGTTGCCAAGCTTCTACCGCTGATGCAAGAAAGCTTCCCTGAGCTAGGATTGCGCAAAGAAGACTGCACAGAGATGAGCTGGATTGAGTCTGCCGTTTATTTTGCCGGTCTTCCAAGTGGATCAACCGTGAATGATTTGGTACGCAGCACTCCATATCCCAAAACATATTACAAAGCCAAATCAGACTACGTAGTTGAGCCCATATCTGAAGTTGCATTGGAAGGATTGTGGAAAAGATTCTTCGAAGAAGAAGCTGAGAGAGCTCAGCTTATCCTTTCACCATCTGGTGGAAGGATGTTTGAGATATCAGATACTGAAATTCCATATCCACACAGAGCTGGAAACATATATCAATTTCAACACATGGTGTTTTGGACTGAAGAGGAGAATGCAAACTCTCAAAGGTACATAGATTGGATCCGAAGGCTTTACAAATACATGGCTCCATTTGTTTCCAGATTTCCTAGGGGTGCGTACCTGAATTATCGAGATTTGGACTTGGGAGCCAACAGGGAAGGCAACACCAGTTTCGCACAAGCTAGCGTCTGGGGCATGaagtattttaggaaaaatttctacaGGTTGGCCCATGTGAAGCAGGAGGTTGATCCAAGTAACTTTTTCAGATATGAGCAGAGCATCCCTCCTTTCTTATCCTCATAG